A portion of the Podospora pseudoanserina strain CBS 124.78 chromosome 2, whole genome shotgun sequence genome contains these proteins:
- a CDS encoding hypothetical protein (EggNog:ENOG503NVKS; COG:I), with product MSARQVLRLGNRLSVRSYSSAVKHEGARDVKRLGVIGAGQMGLGIALVAAMKAQVPVTLVDSSQKSLDKGLVFADTLLAKQVAKEKLTQSQADAARALLLPTTSLDALHEADFVIEAVPEIPSLKFELFSRLASIAPSHAVLATNTSSISITRIAAATQDPSKPLDTSASSRVVATHFMNPVPVQKGVEIISGLQTSPTTLATAVSFVEKMGKIVSYSVDSPGFLANRILMPYINEAIICLESGVGDRDSIDAIMKNGTNVPMGPLQLADFIGLDTCLAIMNVLHTETGDSKYRPSVLLKNYVAAGWLGKKSGKGFYEYAQKK from the exons ATGTCTGCTAGACAAGTGCTCCGTCTGGGCAACCGCCTCAGTGTTCGGTCTTACTCATCTGCTGTCAAGCATGAGGGTGCCCGCGATGTCAAGCGTCTCGGTGTTATCGGCGCGGGGCAGATG GGTCTCGGTATTGCCCTTGTGGCTGCCATGAAGGCCCAAGTCCCAGTTACCCTCGTCGACTCCAGCCAGAAGTCTTTGGATAAGGGCCTTGTCTTTGCTG ATACTCTTCTCGCCAAGCAAGTCGCAAAGGAGAAGCTCACTCAGTCCCAAGCTGATGCGGCGAgggccctcctcctccccaccacctccctcgacGCCCTCCACGAAGCCGACTTCGTCATCGAGGCCGTCCCAGAGATCCCCTCTCTCAAATTCGAGCTCTTTTCCCGCCTCGCCTCCATCGCTCCCTCCCATGCCGTCCTCGCGacaaacacctcctccatctccattaCCC GTattgccgccgccacccaggacccctccaaacctctcgacacctccgcctcctcccgcgTAGTAGCAACCCACTTCATGAACCCCGTCCCGGTCCAAAAAGGTGTCGAAATCATCTCCGGCCTCCagacctcccccaccaccctcgccaccgccgtCTCCTTCGTCGAGAAAATGGGTAAAATTGTCTCCTACTCCGTCGACTCCCCCGGTTTCCTCGCCAACCGCATCCTGATGCCCTACATCAACGAAGCAATCATCTGCCTCGAATCCGGCGTCGGAGACCGGGATTCCATCGACGCTATCATGAAGAATGGCACCAACGTCCCCATGGGTCCGCTCCAGTTGGCGGATTTCATTGGGCTTGATACTTGCCTCGCGATCATGAATGTCTTGCATACGGAAACGGGGGATAGCAAGTATAGGCCGagtgtgttgttgaagaattATGTTGCCgctgggtggttggggaagaagagtgggaaggggtttTATGAGTATGCCCAAAAGAAGTAA
- the TOF1 gene encoding Topoisomerase 1-associated factor 1 (COG:L; EggNog:ENOG503NW6F; BUSCO:EOG09260H81) produces the protein MEDNEIPNDTVHPEVRAHINSLVSALGGYSVDSDDDKYKLGDDALEVLRDLKKWIRFYDEKTNRMDVARCLAEANIVCTDLLQILALWPPSDNDSKYRSKVALACYELMVPLTWPIEKDPETMTVNHHRHLPVLQLAQLNYKRAIINFDAAQILNTAIRVALPSMALPIGDRTARDQGIIKLILYFLRNIAMISPPSGINYEGDESQISRSALIDAFSFQDVFLAILTIASNMGEDFRTEDVIILEILFHLLKRVDSSKLFVSEKQLNKIKTDELTAAMNKEAAMLRSYNKKGPSRHSRFGTMIWVKRENGRTVTVSGQDALLDPAARERKMDGSKTFKAPRRARKDEADKELGPPVNLDERARQQLKDFVSDFLDSGFNPLFLHLQRSIDREASHVLESHKAQFFYLVSWFLEAERVRQQANKDQKKPAQPAAEDDVNTFNLVAGVLQPEMIITLNRYLDRAYTDKNWPQLTTVMRCFTQILLTIQEMTDSGNEEDEEIADNLLSNLFYEEKTHDTIASVARTFKDQGFEYLDACTELTHTFLRILEAYSKQNVDMQVRSRRRTRKKKKAKQAEAVAAGGTNSDAEEDEDLVNPVSDDDDEADARKAEHTSQERKFNFAQFATRFLPQGVVDTFVKFTHFYQDLSPEQLKRAHRYFYRVAFKHEMGTMLFRLDIISLFYNMIKGPQPLDSSTVGKSVYKEWEELVKQILRKCTKKLEERPALFVELLFSKEKQTAFYLEYGYERQTSSVSTNPRPGAELEFKDKMLEKEAQIAIVVGVLLDRNQTEWLEWVKKTLAEAESERRGWEGEQEARQLGATTDGEVVVGLLPEAPYTVIHPSNDKCRTAMFKNPHLRLLMKLVGFERLAPTLDETRDSVWIVPGRMSAYDLKENLNMINKAEFEPPTFEAGELAEDQLRRKSAGTKAAPRKRATFDDGDDDDILDDGEEPLFAAGRLKSINPTGDRPKKLRRKRMTINSDGEEVEEVREIDDEEAVARVKARKLKQLEKLRKIKSEMYVRASDDESDEEADKEFFAREEERRQKTRAAYGGPAKEKEKEKPTGVEKSAWERLLDGDDSEEDDEDAVVERPKPKKAAKRGGKRKSDAADLGDDEDVDMDRDDDDEENTADDESERSSSAASPAPAKRAAKKRKPSKKPVDDDGDEEMQSATQTSEKGVSDEDKGGGEEDTDDDMPVAAPVRVRPRVRAGFIVDSSDEE, from the exons ATGGAGGACAACGAGATCCCCAACGACACTGTGCACCCCGAGGTGCGGGCGCACATCAACAGTCTTGTTTCTGCG CTGGGTGGTTACAGTGTagacagcgacgacgacaagtATAAACTCGGCGACGACGCCCTCGAAGTCCTGCGCGATCTGAAGAAATGGATTCGATTCTACGATGAGAAGACGAACCGCATGGACGTTGCGCGATGCCTCGCCGAAGCGAATATTGTCTGCACCGATCTCCTCCAGATTCTTGCTTTATGGCCGCCAAGCGACAATGATAGCAAATACAGGTCAAAGGTTGCGTTGGCGTGCTACGAGCTTATGGTACCGCTTACCTGGCCCATCGAGAAGGACCCCGAGACCATGAcggtcaaccaccacagacATCTGCCAGTGTTGCAGTTGGCGCAGCTGAATTACAAGAGGGCGATTATCAACTTTGATGCGGCGCAGATTTTGAATACGGCGATCAGGGTAGCGCTGCCGAGTATGGCTTTGCCGATTGGTGACAGAACAGCGAGAGATCAGGGTATCATCAAGTTGATTCTATACTTCCTGCGGAATATCGCCATGATTAGCCCGCCTTCAGGGATCAACTACGAGGGGGACGAATCCCAGATTTCGAGGTCAGCGCTGATTGATGCCTTCTCGTTCCAAGATGTGTTCCTTGCCATCTTGACAATCGCATCGAACATGGGCGAGGACTTCCGGACGGAGGACGTCATTATCCTGGAGATATTATTCCACTTGCTCAAGAGGGTGGACTCGAGCAAGCTTTTTGTCAGCGAAAAGCAGCtgaacaagatcaagacGGACGAGCTGACGGCCGCCATGAACAAGGAGGCAGCTATGCTGAGGTCTTACAACAAGAAGGGGCCATCAAGGCATAGTAGGTTTGGCACCATGAtttgggtgaagagggaaaATGGGAGAACAGTCACAGTTTCTGGTCAAGACGCATTACTCGACCCTGCTGCGCGAGAACGGAAGATGGACGGCTCCAAAACCTTCAAGGCACCAAGACGAGCAAGGAAAGACGAAGCGGACAAGGAGCTAGGTCCACctgtcaacctcgacgaaCGCGCCCGTCAACAGCTCAAAGATTTTGTCTCTGACTTCCTCGACTCTGGCTTCAACCCCCtattcctccacctccagcgATCGATCGATCGAGAAGCGAGCCACGTTCTTGAAAGCCACAAGGCTCAGTTCTTCTACCTGGTATCATGGTTCCTGGAAGCTGAACGAGTACGCCAACAAGCCAACAAAGATCAAAAGAAGCCTGCCCAACCAGCAGCTGAAGATGATGTCAATACCTTCAACCTTGTCGCCGGTGTTCTGCAGCCCGAGAtgatcatcaccctcaacagATACCTCGATCGCGCCTACACGGACAAAAATTGGCCGCAGCTGACGACCGTCATGCGTTGTTTTACCCAGATACTGCTCACCATCCAGGAGATGACCGACAGCGGcaacgaagaagacgaagaaatcgccgacaacctcctcagcaacctcttcTACGAAGAAAAAACCCACGATACCATCGCCAGCGTCGCACGCACCTTCAAAGACCAAGGCTTCGAGTACCTCGACGCCTGCACCGAACTCACCCACACGTTCCTTCGCATCTTGGAAGCCTACTCCAAGCAAAACGTCGACATGCAAGTCCGCTCCCGGCGACGAAcccgcaagaagaagaaagccaAACAGGCCGAGGCTGTCGCCGCTGGGGGGACCAACTCGGACgcggaagaagacgaagaccTCGTCAACCCCGTCtcggatgacgacgacgaagccgaTGCCCGCAAGGCGGAGCATACCTCCCAAGAGCGCAAATTCAACTTTGCCCAGTTCGCCACGAGATTTCTACCCCAGGGCGTGGTTGACACATTTGTCAAGTTCACCCACTTTTACCAGGACCTCTCTCCCGAACAACTCAAGCGTGCGCATCGATATTTTTATCGGGTGGCGTTTAAGCATGAGATGGGGACTATGCTCTTCAGGCTGGACATCATCTCCCTGTTTTACAACATGATCAAGGGCCCTCAGCCACTTGATTCTTCCACCGTCGGGAAGTCGGTCTACAAAGAGTGGGAAGAGCTGGTGAAGCAGATTTTGAGGAAATGCACCAAGAAGCTAGAAGAGCGACCGGCGTTGTTTGTCGAGTTGTTGTTCAGCAAAGAAAAGCAAACGGCGTTTTACCTTGAGTACGGCTACGAGAGGCAGACGAGCTCGGTGTCGACAAACCCCCGGCCGGGGGCAGAGTTGGAGTTTAAAGACAagatgctggagaaggaggcgcaGATTGCgattgtggtgggggtgttgcTGGATAGGAACCAGACGGAGTGGTTGGAGTGGGTGAAGAAGACTTTGGCGGAGGCGGAAAGTgaaagaagggggtgggagggggaacaGGAGGCGAGGCAGTTGGGGGCGACAACggatggtgaggtggtggtggggttgttgcctGAGGCGCCGTATACTG TGATACACCCATCCAATGACAAGTGCCGAACGGCAATGTTCAAGAACCCGCATTTGAGGCTGTTGATGAAGCTAGTTGGATTTGAGAGGTTAGCGCCGACGTTGGATGAGACTCGGGATTCGGTCTGGATCGTTCCCGGGAGGATGAGCGCGTATGATCTAAAGGAAAATTTGAACATGATCAATAAGGCGGAGTTTGAGCCCCCTACTTTTGAGGCTggggagctggcggaggatCAACTCCGCAGAAAATCTGCTGGGACAAAAGCtgcgccgaggaagagggcgacgtttgatgatggggatgatgatgatattttggatgatggggaagagccGCTTTTTGCTGCGGGCCGGTTGAAGTCGATCAACCCTACGGGCGATAGGCCgaagaagttgaggaggaagaggatgacgataaatagtgatggggaggaggtggaggaggtgagggagattgatgatgaggaggcggtggcgagggtgaaggcgaggaagctgAAGCAGCTGGAGAAGTTGAGGAAGATCAAGAGTGAGATGTATGTGAGGGCGAGCGATGATGagtcggatgaggaggcggataAGGAGTTTTttgcgagggaggaggagaggaggcagaagACGAGGGCGGCATATGGGGGGCCggccaaggaaaaggagaaggagaagccgaCGGGAGTGGAGAAGAGTGCttgggagaggttgttggaCGGGGATGAtagtgaggaggatgacgaggatgcggtggtggagaggccAAAACCgaagaaggccgccaagAGGGGCGGCAAGAGAAAGTCGGATGCTGCTGATTTGGGAGACGATGAGGACGTTGATATGGAtagggatgatgatgacgaggagaatACGGCGGATGATGAAAGTGAGCGATCATCTTCAGCAGcctcgccggcgccggctAAGAGAGCTGCCAAAAAGAGGAAGCCGAGCAAGAAGCcggttgacgatgatggggatgaagaGATGCAATCTGCTACTCAGACAAGTGAAAAAGGTGTTAGTGATGAAGACAAGGgtggtggcgaggaagataCCGATGACGACATGCCGGTCGCTGCGCCAGTACGAGTGCGACCGAGGGTAAGAGCAGGGTTTATTGTGGATAGCAGCGATGAGGAGTGA
- a CDS encoding hypothetical protein (EggNog:ENOG503Q4X7; COG:K): protein MLVTRQSAPEQSSWSIGKFETAFHKSAESLRMSNSYDAVTQSDWQGQYSFLPPGDNNIFSQSYEHVTGSADHADSQAQPRSVAAPSNALDIEAPKRESPPLGHHRLDPLGLRQPKQPSPIPEQPGNQGEQYAQKATESAHEEPLASTETPGMSLGSNPLSSVSSTGQGPEVGPGQPGNESQTVIKEEDEEVLEDEEMIEGDGDGDAQPQPQTAAERTAQRRKMKRFRLTHQQTRFLMSEFAKQPHPDAAHRERLSREIPGLSPRQVQVWFQNRRAKIKRLTADDRERMIKMRAVPEDFDNLGALHSPYGAVHGLGAPMASPVDLGGSSYDHMMRPLMVDVRRSDGDEHLSPTGLSTAFGGIGFNPSNSLSSPDILSPLSPTSTDRYGYSSHMSSGPLSGGPRTSNPFARQPSIDSSMQMHSHHSRQQIRPLQPLHLRDTMTRSRSDSLQSPLRSSMSWKGDSLDYTTYHGGNPSPQLGGRPHGLYQQDQVGGSSGSGLGGYDSSSYSGSTVQSPTHMNYPNYQSSSLQQSQQRGSRLRAASASLPLGLDLRTQYRSSVGSGNMQSATHSPGPRTTSTSQLGGVSSSYTASFPSAPLTAPVDFSLPRTPGYRSTGSDYSMPQMSAPIAPPNDFSQAFQASMSNSSSRTPIRDSFGGGHGPLGLGQQSQSSVDRNDDYSQDPLGMKRKRSFTAATSSANSGPSVYGATS, encoded by the exons ATGCTTGTTACCAGGCAAAGCGCTCCGGAGCAGAGTTCTTGGTCCATTGGCAAATTTGAAACGGCTTTTCACAAGTCCGCGGAAAGCCTACGTATGTCGAACAGCTACGACGCGGTGACGCAGTCAGACTGGCAGGGTCAGTACTCGTTTCTGCCGCCAGGAGACAACAACATCTTCTCTCAGTCATATGAACATGTGACGGGTTCAGCGGACCATGCGGATTCGCAAGCGCAGCCGCGGAGTGTGGCTGCGCCAAGCAACGCCTTAGACATCGAGGCGCCAAAGCGGGAGAGCCCTCCATTGGGACACCACCGCTTAGATCCTCTTGGTCTACGACAGCCAAAGCAGCCATCGCCAATTCCAGAGCAGCCTGGAAATCAAGGGGAACAATATGCGCAAAAAGCAACCGAGTCGGCACACGAGGAGCCGTTGGCATCGACCGAGACCCCTGGCATGTCCTTGGGCTCCAACCCCCTGAGTTCAGTATCATCCACGGGTCAAGGGCCTGAAGTAGGCCCGGGTCAACCAGGGAACGAGAGCCAGACGGtcatcaaggaagaggatgaggaggtgctggaggacgaggagatgaTAGAAGGGGAcggagatggtgatgctcAGCCACAACCCCAGACTGCGGCTGAGAGGACCGCCCAGCGACGCAAGATGAAGCGCTTCAG ACTTACGCACCAGCAAACCCGATTTCTGATGAGTGAGTTTGCGAAGCAACCACACCCAGATGCAGCTCACCGCGAACGTTTGTCTCGCGAAATTCCGGGACTGAGTCCACGCCAGGTGCAAGTGTGGTTTCAAAACAG ACGCGCCAAAATAAAACGTTTGACGGCGGACGATCGTGAACGTATGATCAAAATGAGAGCTGTCCCCGAGGACTTTGACAACTTGGGCGCTCTCCACTCCCCATACGGTGCAGTTCATGGACTGGGAGCCCCTATGGCGTCTCCTGTTGACCTTGGAGGATCGTCGTACGACCATATGATGCGCCCGCTAATGGTGGATGTTCGGCGATCTGATGGAGATGAGCACCTCTCACCCACCGGTTTGAGCACTGCCTTTGGTGGCATAGGCTTCAACCCTTCGAATTCGCTCAGTTCGCCCGACATACTTTCTCCATTATCACCAACATCGACCGATCGCTACGGCTACTCGAGTCATATGTCGTCGGGGCCTTTGAGTGGTGGGCCAAGAACATCGAATCCATTTGCACGACAGCCAAGCATCGACAGCAGCATGCAGATGCATAGTCATCATTCGAGACAACAAATACGGCCTCTGCAGCCACTTCACCTCCGAGATACCATGACGCGATCACGCTCCGACTCGCTACAGTCGCCTCTACGATCCAGCATGTCCTGGAAGGGTGATTCTCTTGATTACACTACTTACCACGGCGGGAATCCATCTCCTCAGTTAGGTGGTCGGCCACACGGGTTGTATCAGCAGGATCAGGTTGGCGGATCATCTGGGAGCGGGCTAGGGGGCTATGATTCGAGCAGCTACTCTG GCTCTACTGTACAATCCCCAACTCACATGAACTACCCGAATTACCAATCCTCTAGCCTTCAACAAAGCCAACAGCGTGGGTCACGTCTGCGagccgcctcggcctcatTACCACTTGGCCTCGATCTTCGAACCCAGTACCGGTCCTCTGTCGGGTCCGGCAACATGCAATCAGCGACTCATTCTCCAGGTCCACGCACGACATCAACCTCACAATTAGGGGGCGTGTCCTCTAGTTATACCGCGAGTTTTCCATCGGCCCCTCTTACCGCCCCTGTCGACTTCTCTTTGCCTCGCACGCCCGGATACCGGTCAACAGGAAGTGATTATTCGATGCCACAAATGAGCGCCCCGATCGCGCCACCAAACGACTTTTCCCAGGCCTTCCAAGCGAGCATGAGCAATTCGAGCTCGAGGACACCAATCAGGGAttcttttgggggtggtCACGGACCTCTGGGCTTGGGACAGCAGAGCCAAAGCTCAGTCGATCGCAACGATGACTACTCGCAAGATCCGCTCGGCATGAAGCGCAAGCGAAGCTTTACGGCGGCCACATCTTCTGCGAACTCGGGGCCGAGTGTGTATGGAGCAACTTCATGA